The following proteins are co-located in the Tiliqua scincoides isolate rTilSci1 chromosome 8, rTilSci1.hap2, whole genome shotgun sequence genome:
- the LOC136659355 gene encoding probable 18S rRNA (guanine-N(7))-methyltransferase, with protein sequence MVEIQSQMTERAVELLGLAEDRPCFLLDVGCGSCLSGDYLSEEGHCWVGLDISSAMLDVALEREVEGDLMLADMGQGIPFRPGMFDGCISISAVQLLQGVARFKSKLSRQEW encoded by the exons ATGGTTGAGATCCAGTCACAGATGACGGAGCGGGCTGTGGAACTGCTGGGTCTCGCAGAGGACCGCCCTTGTTTCTTGCTGGACGTAGG TTGTGGCTCCTGTCTGAGTGGAGACTACCTCTCAGAAGAGGGACATTGCTGGGTTGGCCTGGACATCAGCTCTGCCATGCTAG ACGTGGCTCTGGAGAGGGAAGTGGAGGGAGACCTGATGCTGGCTGACATGGGCCAGGGGATTCCGTTCCGGCCGGGGATGTTTGATGGCTGCATCAG CATTTCTGCGGTGCagttgttgcaaggtgttgcaaggttcaaaagcaaactcagtagacaagagtggtga